One Lucilia cuprina isolate Lc7/37 chromosome 4, ASM2204524v1, whole genome shotgun sequence DNA segment encodes these proteins:
- the LOC111689927 gene encoding serine-aspartate repeat-containing protein I isoform X2, which produces MGRITFWFLLGLTLFAVSSTDVYASSDVGPTESECRPYIEKAINELKTGDEKEELVPSPDTTSGEEKTIKDTDKHDTDDDGASGEMLGDQPVHDEKETVEVNDVDSNEEPTAEHKEIDVDGDGIPNEKDSDIDGDVIPNEEDDDMDGDGVPNTQDDDIDGDVIPNEKDLDIDGDGVLNIHDTDLDGDGVPNAIDADLDGDGVPNIIDGDIDGDGVHNVSDHDLDGDGIPNDEDDDMDGDGIPNDQDDDMDGDGIPNDQDDDIDGDGIPNSEDDDIDGDGIPNHEDDDMDGDGIPNVDDNDMDGDGIPNTEDDDMDGDGIPNDQDNDIDGDGIPNDQDNDIDGDGIPNDEDNDIDGDGIPNDQDNDIDGDGIPNNEDDDIDGDGIPNSKDDDIDGDGMPNEDEPKSLDVDKDGITNDDDSDIDGDILPNELDSDMDGDGVPNTLDKDIDGDGVPNVHDDDEHEAADIQPGAEPVVEEDEVKRSKRSVEAVSDMDNDGIPDDEDTDKDGDGIPNEKDDDIDGDGIPNHEDNDIDGDGILNENDADRDGDGLPNEHDDSDGESDDKESKTEADEEDIKPEDELLWAPPKHIDLDGDGIPNEQDEDIDGDVIPNEQDEDMDGDGILNIHDDDIDGDVIPNEKDVDMDGDGVLNIHDSDLDGDGIANVIDDDIDGDGVKNVHDTDIDGDGVHNVHDNDLDGDGIPNDQDDDIDGDGIPNHKDNDIDGDGTVNHEDDDVDGDGILNHDDDGSEAEPKRVDVDGDGIPNEEDDDIDGDIIVNEQDEDMDGDGILNIHDKDMDGDVIPNERDPDMDGDGILNIHDSDLDGDGVPNIDDHDLDGDGVPNTEDHDIDGDGIHNIHDNDLDGDGIPNDKDDDIDGDGIPNHKDKDIDGDGIPNDKDHDIDGDGISNNADSDVDGDGIPNHQDDDQHESEDLPQLVDLDGDGIPNEQDSDIDGDVIPNEDDEDMDGDGILNIDDDDIDGDVIPNENDPDMDGDGVLNIHDSDLDGDGVANIIDDDLDGDGVPNVIDHDIDGDGVHNINDSDLDGDGVLNIDDADLDGDGVPNVVDTDLDGDGVLNVADADLDGDGLLNVADTDIDGDGVHNVNDNDLDGDGIPNEHDDDVDGDGTANDEDDDIDGDGIPNAEDDLINIYEYEEGEIPENRRSRSHIYELLQLDDESNAREKAIDNVAEIILRDIKRTYENAIKPLETLYKYRDLSNRHFGDPEIFSKPLVLFMGPYSGGKSSIINYLTDNEYTASSLRTGAEPSPAYFNILMWGNETEVLDGTQLAADYTFSGLQKFGQGLEDRLRGLKMPNKLLEKVNIVEIPGILEVRKQVSRLFPFNDACQWFIDRADIIFLVYDPAKLDVGPETEAILDQLKGREYQTRIILNKADTVKPEELLRVQSALIWNISPLMSSAQPPLVYTTSLWSHPYQEGSPARLLLAQERAFLRDLRTAVDKRIENKIASARRFAVRVRNHAKMVDCYLNTFYNHKTLFGNKKRIADNIIENPQNYHIYEGLSTLTNISRYDLPDPEVYRDFFRLNPLYEFKKLAETCSYFRGCPITKLDVAISYDLPDLSGKYKKMVETAVVKAENKESSSNNAAPVQDDKNKKTKS; this is translated from the exons ATGGGGCGGATTACGTTTTGGTTCCTACTGGGACTAACATTATTTGCCGTCTCTTCTACTG atGTGTATGCTAGCTCTGATGTTGGACCCACAGAATCCGAATGTCGTCCTTACATTGAAAAGGCCATTAACGAGTTGAAGACAGGTGATGAAAAAG AAGAATTAGTTCCTAGTCCAGATACGACTTCCGGTGAAGAAAAAACGATTAAAGATACCGATAAACATGATACTGACGATGATGGAGCGTCCGGTGAAATGCTGGGAGATCAACCTGTTCATGATGAAAAAGAAACTGTCGAAGTTAATGATGTAGATTCTAATGAAGAACCAACTGCCGAGCATAAGGAAATTGATGTCGATGGCGATGGCATACCCAATGAGAAAGACAGTGATATCGATGGAGATGTGATACCCAATGAAGAAGATGATGATATGGATGGCGATGGTGTTCCAAATACCCAAGATGATGATATTGATGGAGATGTGATTCCAAATGAAAAAGATCTTGACATTGATGGTGATGGAGTCTTGAATATCCATGACACCGATTTGGATGGTGATGGTGTGCCAAATGCTATTGATGCTGATTTGGATGGTGATGGTGTACCTAATATTATCGATGGCGATATTGATGGAGATGGCGTCCATAATGTCAGTGATCATGATTTAGATGGTGATGGCATTCCCAACGATGAAGATGACGACATGGATGGTGATGGTATCCCTAATGATCAGGATGACGACATGGATGGTGATGGTATTCCCAATGATCAAGATGATGATATTGATGGCGATGGTATACCTAATAGTGAAGATGATGATATTGATGGTGATGGTATTCCTAATCACGAAGACGATGATATGGATGGTGACGGTATTCCCAATGTTGACGACAATGATATGGATGGTGACGGTATTCCCAACACCGAAGACGATGACATGGATGGTGATGGCATTCCCAATGATCAAGATAATGATATTGATGGTGATGGTATTCCCAATGATCAAGATAATGATATTGATGGTGATGGTATACCCAATGATGAAGACAATGACATTGATGGCGATGGTATTCCTAATGACCAAGATAACGATATCGATGGTGATGGTATTCCTAATAACGAGGATGACGATATCGATGGTGATGGTATTCCTAATAGCAAGGACGACGATATTGATGGTGATGGCATGCCTAATGAAGATGAACCAAAAAGTTTGGATGTTGATAAAGACGGTATAACCAATGATGATGACAGTGACATTGACGGTGATATTTTGCCTAATGAATTAGACTCTGATATGGATGGTGATGGAGTGCCAAATACTCTTGATAAGGATATTGATGGTGATGGTGTTCCAAATGTCCATGATGACGATGAACATGAAGCAGCTGATATTCAACCTGGTGCAGAGCCTGTTGTTGAAGAAGATGAAGTTAAACGTTCAAAACGCTCTGTAGAAGCAGTTAGTGATATGGACAATGATGGCATTCCTGATGACGAAGATACTGATAAGGATGGTGATGGAATACCAAATGAAAAGGATGATGATATCGATGGTGATGGTATACCTAATCACGAAGATAATGACATTGATGGCGATGGTATTCTTAACGAAAACGATGCTGATCGCGATGGTGATGGTTTGCCTAATGAACATGATGACAGTGATGGTGAGTCGGATGATAAGGAAAGCAAAACCGAAGCTGATGAAGAAGATATTAAACCTGAAGATGAATTGTTATGG GCCCCGCCTAAACATATTGATCTAGATGGGGACGGCATTCCCAATGAACAGGATGAGGATATAGATGGTGATGTAATACCAAATGAACAGGATGAAGATATGGATGGGGatggtattttaaatattcacgaTGATGATATTGATGGAGATGTGATACCAAACGAAAAAGATGTGGATATGGATGGAGACGGTGTTTTAAATATTCACGACAGTGATTTAGATGGGGACGGCATAGCAAATGTTATCGATGACGATATCGATGGTGATGGTGTGAAGAATGTCCATGATACCGATATTGATGGAGATGGCGTTCATAATGTTCATGATAATGATTTAGATGGCGATGGCATTCCAAATGACCAGGACGATGATATCGATGGTGATGGCATTCCAAATCATAAAGATAATGATATTGATGGTGATGGTACTGTCAATCATGAAGACGATGATGTCGATGGTGATGGTATTCTAAATCATGATGACGACGGATCTGAG GCAGAACCAAAACGGGTAGATGTAGATGGTGATGGCATTCCAAATGAAGAAGATGATGATATTGATGGTGACATAATTGTGAATGAACAGGATGAAGATATGGATGGAGACGGTATCTTAAATATTCACGATAAAGATATGGACGGGGATGTTATTCCAAACGAAAGAGATCCAGATATGGATGGTGATGGCATATTAAATATCCACGATAGTGATTTAGATGGTGATGGTGTACCAAATATTGACGATCATGACCTTGATGGTGATGGAGTCCCAAATACTGAAGATCACGATATAGATGGTGATGGCATTCATAATATTCATGACAATGATTTAGATGGAGATGGAATTCCCAACGACAAAGATGATGATATTGATGGTGATGGTATTCCAAATCATAAAGACAAAGATATTGACGGTGACGGTATTCCTAATGACAAAGATCATGATATTGATGGTGACGGCATATCTAATAATGCTGATAGCGATGTTGATGGCGATGGAATTCCAAATCACCAGGATGACGACCAACACGAGTCGGAG GACTTGCCTCAACTTGTCGATTTAGATGGTGATGGCATTCCTAATGAGCAAGACAGTGACATCGATGGTGATGTTATTCCCAATGAAGACGACGAAGACATGGATGGTGATGGTATTTTAAATATCGATGATGATGATATCGATGGTGATGTTATACCAAACGAAAATGATCCCGATATGGATGGCGATGGTGTATTAAACATACATGATTCTGATTTAGATGGTGATGGTGTTGCAAATATTATCGATGATGATTTAGATGGTGATGGCGTCCCTAATGTCATTGATCATGATATTGATGGTGATGGTGTGCATAATATTAACGATAGTGATTTAGATGGCGACGGAGTGTTAAATATTGATGACGCTGATTTAGATGGCGATGGTGTACCAAATGTTGTCGATACAGATCTCGATGGCGACGGTGTTTTGAATGTTGCCGATGCTGACTTAGATGGTGATGGATTGTTGAATGTTGCCGACACCGATATCGATGGTGATGGTGTTCATAACGTCAATGATAATGATTTAGATGGTGACGGCATTCCAAATGAACATGATGATGATGTCGATGGTGACGGCACAGCCAATGACGAAGATGATGATATCGATGGCGATGGTATACCAAATGCTGAAGATGACCTCATCAATATCTATGAATATGAG GAAGGTGAAATCCCCGAAAACCGTAGAAGTCGTAGTCATATTTATGAATTGTTACAACTTGATGATGAATCAAATGCCCGCGAAAAGGCTATTGATAATGTGGCCGAAATTATTTTACGCGACATTAAACGCACTTACGAAAACGCTATTAAGCCATTGGAAACTTTGTATAAATACCGTGATTTGAGTAATCGCCACTTTGGAGATCCTGAAATTTTCTCCAAGCCATTGGTATTGTTTATGGGACCTTATTCTGGTGGTAAATCatcaataattaattatttgactGACAATGAATATACAGCCAGCTCTCTAAGGACCG gTGCTGAACCATCTCCTGcttatttcaacattttgatGTGGGGCAATGAGACCGAAGTTTTGGATGGTACCCAATTAGCAGCTGACTATACTTTCTCCGGATTGCAAAAATTCGGTCAAGGTTTAGAAGACCGTTTGCGCGGCCTAAAAATGCCCAACAAACTATTGGAAAAG GTTAACATTGTCGAAATTCCCGGTATTTTGGAAGTACGTAAACAAGTTTCACGTTTGTTCCCCTTCAATGATGCCTGCCAATGGTTTATTGATCGTGCTGATATTATTTTCTTGGTATATGACCCAGCCAAACTTGACGTTGGTCCAGAGACTGAAGCAATCTTGGATCAATTGAAAGGTCGTGAATACCAAACACGTATTATTTTGAACAAGGCCGATACTGTAAAACCTGAGGAATTATTGCGCGTACAAAGTGCATTGATTTGGAATATTTCTCCCTTAATGTCTTCCGCTCAACCGCCATTAGTATACACGACTTCTTTGTGGTCTCATCCCTATCAAGAGGGTTCTCCAGCTCGACTATTATTGGCACAAGAAAGAGCTTTTCTCAGAGACTTGCGTACCGCAGTcgataaaagaattgaaaataaaattgcaagTGCGCGTCGTTTTGCt GTTCGCGTCCGTAATCATGCTAAAATGGTTGACTGCTACTTAAATACCTTCTATAATCATAAAACTTTGTTTGGCAACAAGAAACGAATTGCTGATAACATTATTGAAAATCCACAAAACTATCACATCTATGAAGGTTTATCAACTCTTACAAATATCTCACGTTACGACTTGCCCGATCCTGAGGTTTATCGCGACTTCTTCCGTCTGAATCCCCTGTACGAATTCAAGAAGTTAGCCGAGACCTGTTCCTACTTCCGCGGCTGTCCCATTACTAAGCTGGATGTAGCCATTTCCTATGATTTACCCGATTTGTCTGGCAAATATAAGAAAATGGTCGAAACTGCTGTAGTAAAGGCTGAAAATAAGGAATCATCTTCCAACAACGCCGCACCAGTTCAagatgataaaaacaaaaagaccaAAAGTTGA